A stretch of DNA from Spirosoma endbachense:
TCTGTACCAGATAAAAGTACCAGAACCCACGCAGAAACTTGGCCTGGGCCAGATATTGTTTTCGGGTAGCTTCCGGCAAATCAATCGTTTGTCCGTATTTAAGTACGCCGTTCAGGGTATTAATATCCTGAAAAGCGATGCCCCAGGCCGAGCCAAAATTACTCCCGTTCAAACCGTTATAGGTGTAAGCCGATCCGCCCCCCGAGCTGGCGCCCTGCAAAAATTCATCCGTTCCTGCCTGCATTTCAACGGTGAACCCTTCAGTGCCCCACTGACCCCGGATATCGTTGTATACGCCGGCAATTCCGCCTAAAACGCCAGATGGGCTATTGAAGTAAGACGGAACGATTTGTGATTGTGGGTTCTCCTGTAATATTTTTTCGCAGCCAGCGCTAAGCAATGCTGTAAGACTAAGTATAGCCCAGACTTTCAGTGTTTTCATGATTCTATCGACGGTTAGAATTTAAGATTTACTCCAAGCGTAAATTGACGTACGGGTGGGTTGTTCAGGTTTACGGCAATCTGGCGCTCCGGTGTTCCGCGTTCGCTGGCTCCCTGTGGGTTTAGCGTTGAGGTACCACTGGCATAGCTATTCCCCTCTGGATCAACGGCCAGATTCTGGCTGACAAGTGGCGAATAAATAATGAACGGATTGGTTGCATTGAAATAAATCCGGGCCGAGCTCATCCCAATTTTTTTGATCATCTGGCTGGAAAAGGTATAGCCCAGGTTAATACTCCTGCACTTAATGAACGAACCGTCGTAGTACCCTAACGTTGATCCAAAATAGGCTACTGCGCTGGCAGCATCCGGTGCCGGGAATGCATTGGTCGGGTTTGTTTCTGTCCAGTAATCGACTTTCACCTGGTTTACCCGGCCCTGGTTGAAGAACGCAAAACCGCCCGAACCCGTGGAATTACCCGTCAGATAGGGTACGATTACCTTCATTCCCATGCGGGCAAAGGTTACAATGGACAGATCAAAGTTTTTAAAGCTGAATCGGTTGGTAAGCCCTCCTTCCCAGTTGGGCTGGAAATTGCCAAGGATCTGCCGGTCCGAGGCATCGATTTTATTATCTCCATTCAGATCTTCGACCCGAATCTGTCCGGGGAATTGAGTTGGCGAGGTCTGTTTGGCCAACGTGCCGTTTTCTTTATCTGATGTCTGCCAGATACCAATTTTTTTGTAATCATAGATTACGGAAAGCGGTTGGCCAACAAACCAGCCAGCCCCTACATTGGAGAGTTCAGCCGGTGTAGTGAGCTGCGTAATTTTCTCCCGGTTGAAGAAATAGGTCAGATCGGCACTCCAGTTAAATCCTTTTGGGTTCCTGAAAATCTCAAAAGTCAGCGCCGTTTCTAACCCTTTACCTTCCGTTCTCCCCAGGTTTTTTAAGGTCGAACCGGCTCCATTGCTGGGTGGCAGTGGCACTGACAGCAGAATATCCTTCGTCTTCTGGTGATACCAATCGACTGAGCCCGTAATTCGGTTATTCAGGAAGCCAAAGTCAATACCGATATCCACCTGAGAGGTCGATTGCCAACCCAACCCGGTAGCTGGTAGACTGGTAACGGTATACGCCAACTGTTGGCCAGAGGTACTGGTGCCAAAATTGTAATAGCCAGCCGATAACGCACCCAACGTCGCATAAGCTCCTACATTTCTATTTCCGGAAAGGCCCCAGCTACCCCGTAGTTTCAGATTCGATATGAACGGAATTTCTTTGATGAAGCTTTCCTCGATAACATTCCAGCCTGCGCCAATAGCCGGATAGTTAAAATATTGGTTACCAGGCGATAATGTAGAGGAGCCATCGCGTCTTAGGGTTAGCGTTAACAGATAGCGGTCATTGTAGCTATAATTAAGTCTACCCATGTAAGAAAGCAAACCGGTTTCCGAGAAGGAGTTGCCAAAATCCGTAGGGGCAACTGGCGTTCCGGAAGCCAGTGAAAAATTGGATGTTTTAATGTAATCGGCCGGAACCCCCGTCACGGTAAATCGACTGCCCAGGGAATGATTTTTGGTAACTTCATAGAGCGCGGTAAAGCCTAGTCTATGCTTGCCAAACGTTTTATCATAATATAACAAGTGCTGAAGGTTTATATCCCAATACTCGGTATTACTGATCTCGGCATTTGACGAAGACTGCACCGTTGCGGTATTAAAATAGGTCAGTGGGCCACCATACCCATTGTAGTTCGACTGGCTGAAATTCAAACCAGCATTGAACCGATAACGCAGGCCAGGCAGAATACCTACCTCAGCGTACAAGCTATTAAAGGTTCGCAACGACCGGGTACGACCTAAGTATGCATCCTTTTTGGTAATGATCGTCAATGGACTGATCGTAGCCGCATCAATGGAGCCTTCTGCCGGAAACAAGTTTACGGAACCGTCTGCATTATATGGAGCGGCCAACGGCGTTAACCGGACCAGACCACCAGGAATACCGCCACCGCCCGGCGTATTTTGATAGGTAAGTGTATTCAGCGTATTCAACCCTACTTTAATGTGCTTCCCAATTCGCTGGTCGATTGTTGCCCGTATGTTTATCCGGCTAAAATCCTGGCTGGGAATAATACCTGTCTCATTAAAATAACCCAGGCCCAACGAATACTGTGTGTTTTCATTGCCGCCTGTCATACCCAACTGATGGTTGGTCATAAAGCCGGGTTTGTAGAGTAACCCCTGCCAGTCGGTAGAAACACCGGCCGCCAGCGCATCTTTTTCTTTTTGGGTAAGCGGATAGGCCGTAGTACCAGGGCTGGTGCGGTTGTATTTAGTCGCATCGTCTTTAAACTGGGCATATTCCTGGCCATTCATCACGTTGAATTTGCCCATAATCGTGGTCACGCCATGATAGCCGTCGTAGCTGAAAACGGGCTTTCCTACTTTCCCTCGTTTAGTGGTTATCAGAATAACGCCACCAGAACCTCTTGAACCGTAGATGGCCGTCGCCGAAGCGTCTTTTAGAATTTCAAGATTGACAATATCATCCGGGTTTATGTCATTCAGCCCACCATAAGGAATTCCATCGACAACCACCAACGGGCCATCAAGTCCATCGCTTGAGCCAGAGCTGGTGGTTAGTGTTCGGTTACCTCTAATTCTAATCTGCCCCTGCGAACCAGGTGTTGAGCCATTACTGATAACGGAAACACCAGCCGCCCGGCCTTTTAACTGGTTAACGATGTTTGGGGAAGG
This window harbors:
- a CDS encoding TonB-dependent receptor, with translation MRISSLQILLALTLTNIGFALDGKAQELLSRRVSISAQNEDVEVTIRRIEKQTSVQFLFSREIIQSKRKVNYQAKNEQLSQVLDHILTPLNLSYDVVGQQIVIKRYTAPATQLQQNASSELNTEAAVDKQLTGRVTGENGESLPGVNIQIKNTTRGTTSDGDGNYKLSIPDEASTVLVFSFIGFATQEVTVGNRSVINLTLVADDKTLNEVVVVGYGTQRKRDVTGSVVSVNEKTLKEVPSPNIVNQLKGRAAGVSVISNGSTPGSQGQIRIRGNRTLTTSSGSSDGLDGPLVVVDGIPYGGLNDINPDDIVNLEILKDASATAIYGSRGSGGVILITTKRGKVGKPVFSYDGYHGVTTIMGKFNVMNGQEYAQFKDDATKYNRTSPGTTAYPLTQKEKDALAAGVSTDWQGLLYKPGFMTNHQLGMTGGNENTQYSLGLGYFNETGIIPSQDFSRINIRATIDQRIGKHIKVGLNTLNTLTYQNTPGGGGIPGGLVRLTPLAAPYNADGSVNLFPAEGSIDAATISPLTIITKKDAYLGRTRSLRTFNSLYAEVGILPGLRYRFNAGLNFSQSNYNGYGGPLTYFNTATVQSSSNAEISNTEYWDINLQHLLYYDKTFGKHRLGFTALYEVTKNHSLGSRFTVTGVPADYIKTSNFSLASGTPVAPTDFGNSFSETGLLSYMGRLNYSYNDRYLLTLTLRRDGSSTLSPGNQYFNYPAIGAGWNVIEESFIKEIPFISNLKLRGSWGLSGNRNVGAYATLGALSAGYYNFGTSTSGQQLAYTVTSLPATGLGWQSTSQVDIGIDFGFLNNRITGSVDWYHQKTKDILLSVPLPPSNGAGSTLKNLGRTEGKGLETALTFEIFRNPKGFNWSADLTYFFNREKITQLTTPAELSNVGAGWFVGQPLSVIYDYKKIGIWQTSDKENGTLAKQTSPTQFPGQIRVEDLNGDNKIDASDRQILGNFQPNWEGGLTNRFSFKNFDLSIVTFARMGMKVIVPYLTGNSTGSGGFAFFNQGRVNQVKVDYWTETNPTNAFPAPDAASAVAYFGSTLGYYDGSFIKCRSINLGYTFSSQMIKKIGMSSARIYFNATNPFIIYSPLVSQNLAVDPEGNSYASGTSTLNPQGASERGTPERQIAVNLNNPPVRQFTLGVNLKF